The DNA window tatatatatatatatatatattatcttatttgaGCAATCttggttcaaatttaaatataaataatatattttaaaatggttaaattttcattttttttaatttaacggTAATAAGAGATGGATACTCAACATTAAGGTCCTGGTTTCGAGTCTCTTAAACGGTAAGTTTTGCGTCTGTTTGCAGGAAACGTGAATTAAGATtattggaattgaaatttagAAAAAGTAGTATAGAATtgaaattcaattaaaaaaattatcagcatttaactttctaaactaaaaaaaaattgttcgatatgttaaattaaaaaaaattggttcgataggttaacttactaaattacaaagtaagattaaataaagatattgCTTTAACATCCTACGTTGAAAAAATTATCAGTTCAATACGTTAAAACATGTTGTaagtgataaaataataatattaaatggtACCTGCTCCAACTCAAAACGTTCAAACAGAATCGAACTCATgacatttttgtcttttaaGTCGACTCTTACTATTAAGTGGGTTTATAAAAtggtataataataataataaaattgatacaTACCCTTAAAAAGAACAAATGTTCAGATAATTGTCAAATCAAAACTTGTTATGAAACAAGATCATTGAACAATTCAAGAATAAGAAgtttcttattattaaatttgtgacATAATTTACTTTACATTAGTGTTTTATTCTCTTTATACAAAtgaatgattttgtttttctttttgtacTTGTTTCGTTTAAAGGAATAAAGAGAAGATATAAAGAAGAACAAAGCATACCTAGTTGGGACCCATTACTGGACTAAAATTCCATTGTTAAAGAATAAACGCCTACAAAACGCCCATAATTTTTCATTCTTCCAATCATTCCATTAccattctctttctctctcaagaCATTTCCACAAACACTTAACATCTTGTTCATGGCTAGACCACAACAACGTTACAAAGGTGTCCGTCAAAGACATTGGGGTTCATGGGTCTCCGAAATTCGTCACCCTCTACTGTAAATTAATGAACTTGATGACTATCAATCAATAAACTTTAtgacaatttaattaatttaaaattttgtttgaacaGAAAGACAAGAATATGGCTTGGAACATTTGAGACGGCGGAGGATGCTGCGAGAGCGTACGATGAGGCGGCGAGGATAATATCGGGGTGTAGAGCAAAGACAAATTTCATGTACAATGAAATATCTCATCAGTCAAGTTCAACTAGGTTTCTCTCATCTACTTTGATGGCTAAACTTCATAGATATCAACTCAGATCTCTTGAGATTGTCAAGAAAAACACCGGCGGAGAAATGGCTGGAGGTGGAGGACCGAAgattgaggaagaagaagagattaagAGGGTTGATCATGAAGATGATGATTATATAGAAGAGATGATAGAGGAGCTGCTTAATTATGATGGGACTTCAATTGAGTTATGTtctgtttaattaattatttatcatctCTCTCATTACCAAACCTACCAGCTACCTACTTAAATTACCATCATTTAGTGTTAAGAACAATAGATAATTACATGTTTTTCCATTTTCCATTAATAAACAATCTTGGtcttaaattaacattttttttatactgaATTAATTtgaagttataaataaaatattaatacaggatttgcaaaaaaaaaattaaaactttaatgaaaattatataacCATTTCTTTATatgactttaaaaataaatgagtcGTAACGATGAGTGAAGAATAAGTCGAACAAACCAATTAAGCACCAATTAAGCAGTATCAAATAATCTCTATCCAAAATTTTAAACGATCTTTAGCGTAAGATTGATAAACTAATgctaaaattatatcaaattataattaacctTATGCAAATATGATTTATGTGCAAAAGAGCCTCCAAATACAACAAGACACGTCAAATTATCCACTCAATAAATCACCTATCAttacatataaaaatttaatatatatatatatatacatatatatatatatacatatatatatatatatatatatatatatatatatatatatataactagcaTAACTTTTATGCATTTgtattgttataaataaaatattaaatattatatattttaaatattatttttttaataaacattcatcacccttcttttttatttctcaattgACCTTGTCATATTTAATCTTTTGATCTAATTCTGAACCCTTTTTACGCTTAATTATCTCATATCATATTTACTCATTTCTCATCGTTTAAGTTAACCCAACAATCATCTCTTATTCCCCAATTGATCTTTCGATATTTAGTCTCGTGATTTCACCtcaataatatttgtattcaaTCATCTCATTATTACCTTGATCTCTTATCATCATTTCGCTCAACCGacaatcttatttatatatttaaccactattattttatttctcaattgacctctcacAATTAATTTTGTGACATCATTTCGAGCATTATATACTCAACTATCTcatcatattactaatctctcTTAATTTCGGTTAAACTAAcaaatctcattcacatattaaTCACAATTATCTTTTGTTCCTCAATCGACTTTTCAATaattaatctcgtgacctcacactccAAGCATTTTTTATTCAATCATCTCATAATTACCGACCTCTTACTATCATTTGGTTAACCAACCATCTCCGTTTCACATATTTAATCACCAAATATCTTCTTATTCTTAAGGGTGGATCTACGTTATtaagggtgttcaatatttggtctgaaccaaATATGTGACCAAAATTGAATTCACCAAaattgaataaatcaaattcgaatttcttttttggttttcgaatagaatttcaaaccaattcgactTCAAATAcgattttctaattaattttcgAATTGGAGTTTCAACTCGAAACCAAATCAAAAactgaattcattttttattatttattttattataatatatttatataatatataataattctctCTCATGTATATTCTCTAAACTTAAGTCGCCCACCTCATCTATATTCTctaaacataatcaaataattccTCCAACCTCCAATCTCGAGCCGCCACCTCCATCTCTCATCTCTATTCTTAGATAATTCCTTCATACTTCAACTGCCCACCTCCCGTCAGCCGCCAACCtcaaaaataagattattaatctatttaatctcgctatatatttaatctatttaacaCGGTGGTCGATCATTGTTAGATTAAATAGTTAATCAATGcatagtataaataaaaattgtattgtgttaaattaaatctatacagattaaagaaaaccggaaagaaaagcTATCTGGTAGTTTGAGCAAGTCTGGTATTTTGCAAAGAGTCGATTCCGGTCTTATCTCTAATTCGGCATTCTACCAAATCAGTATTTTATAACTTTGGCTTTTACATAATACGCGTCCGGTATTTTAGAAGATCGGTTTTACATTGAACGAACCTCTCTCTATTCGCCCATCCTCATCCTCCTCACCATCAACTTTGTCTATTTCTTCCTCTATCAAACccaaaaaagttaaatataaaaaattaatagatatatcaaatagttagaaaaaaatcaCCTTTTTATCCTTTGCCTCCTTTGTTTCTTTTCGGGCAGTTCCTCAAATAAAATATTCCAAGTATCCATAAACTCTCTTTCAATATAGTCATGATAACATACTTTGTTGAGTCGAAGAAACTTGGAGAGAAGATCACTAAATTCGGCTTTTGAATATCATTCTTCTCAAAGAAACACTTCCACCATGGCTAACTTGAAACTAAGAAGAGTATAGTCAACTTCAACTTTgtcatcattttctttatttttaacaaattcatcatcttcatcatatGCATAATAATAATGAGAAGATGACCTGACTATGTTTGTGTGGTATACAAGGCAATAATTGTATTGTGTTAAATTAAATCTATGCAGATTGAacaaaaccggaaagaaaagtTATCTGGTAGTTTGAGCAAGCCCGGTATTTTGCAATGAGGCGATTCCGGTCTTATCTCCAATTTTGCACTCTACCAAATCGGTATTTTATAACTTCGACTTTTACTTAAGACACGTCCGATATTTTAGaagattagtttatattaaacGAACCTCCCTCTGTTCGCCCATCCTCATCCTCCTCACCATCAACTTTGTCTATTTCTTCCACTATCAAACccaaaaagttaaatataaaaaatttaatagatATATCAAATAGTTAGTAAAGAATCACATTTTTACCTTTTGCCTCCTTTGTTTTTTTTCGGACATCCCATCAAATAAAATGTTTCAGGTAACCATAAACTCTCTTTCAATGTACTCAAGATAACATACTTTGTTGAGTCGAAAAAACTTGGAGAGAAGATCACTAAATTCGGTTTTGGAATATCTTTCTTCTCTAAAAACACTTTCACCATGGCTAACgtgaaactaaaaaaattatagtcaACTTCAACTTtgtcttcattttctttctttttaacaaattaattatcttcATCATATGCATAATAATAATGAGAAGATGACCTAGCTATATTTGTGCGGTATACAAGGGCGAGAATTATATTGTGTTAAATTAAATCTATGCAGATTGAAGAAAATTGGAAATAAAAGTTATCTGGCAGTTTAAGCAAGCCCGATATTTTGCAAAGAGGCGATTCCGGTCTTATCTCCAATTCGACACTCTACcaaatcgatattttataaCTTCGGTTATTACTTAAGACGCGTCCGATATTTTAGAAGATCGGTTTTATATTGAACGAACCTCCCTCTATTCGCTCATCCTCATCCTCCTCACCATCAACTTTGTCTATTTCTTCCTCTATCAAATCacaaaaagttaaaaataaaaaaattaatagatataTCAAACAGTTAGAAAAAATTCACCTTTTTACCCTATGCCTCATTTGTTTCTTTTCGGGCAGCCCATCAAATAAAATGTTCCAGGTATTCATAAACTCTCTTTCAATATAGTCATGACAACATACTTTGTTGAGTTGAAGAAACTTGGAGAGAAGATCACTAAATTCGGTTTTGGAATATCTTTCTTCTCTAAGAAACACTTCCATCATGGTTAACTTGAAACTAAGAAGAGTATATTCAACTTCAACTttgtcatcattttctttctttttaacaaatttattatcttCATCATATGCAGAATAATAATGAGAAGATGACCTGGCTATGTTTGTGCGGTATACAAGGGCGAGAATTGTATTGTGTTAAATTAAATCTATGCAGATTGAagaaaaaccggaaagaaaagtTATCTAGTAGTTTGAGCAAGCCCGATATTTTGCAAAGAGGCGATCCTGGTCTTATCTCCAATTCGGCACTCTACcaaatcgatattttataaCTTCGGCTATTACTTAAGACGCGTCCTGTATTTTAGATGATCAGTTTTATATTGAACGAACCTCACTCTGTTCGCCCATCCTCATCCTCCTCAACATTAACTTTGTCTATTTCTTCCTCTATCAAACCCCACAAagttaagtataaaaaaattaatagatttatcaaatagttagaaaaaaattacCTTTTTACCTTATGCCACATTTGTTTCTTTTTGGGCAGCCCATCAAATAAAATGTTCCAGATATCCATATACTCTTTTTCAATATAGTCATTATAACATACTTTGTTGAGTCGAAGAAATTTGGAGAGAAAATCACTAAATTTGGCTTTGGAATATCTTTCTTCTGAAAAAACACTACCACCTTGGCTAACTTGAAACTAAGAAGAGTATAGTCAACTTCAACTTTGTCATcatattctttctttttaacAAATTCATCATCTTTATCATATGCATAATTATAAGAAGAAAATGACCTGACTATGTTTAAGCGGTATACACGGGCGATAATTGTATtgtgtaaaattaaatttttataaattaaataaaatccgAAAGAAAAACTATCT is part of the Impatiens glandulifera chromosome 1, dImpGla2.1, whole genome shotgun sequence genome and encodes:
- the LOC124918682 gene encoding ethylene-responsive transcription factor ERF003-like, coding for MARPQQRYKGVRQRHWGSWVSEIRHPLLKTRIWLGTFETAEDAARAYDEAARIISGCRAKTNFMYNEISHQSSSTRFLSSTLMAKLHRYQLRSLEIVKKNTGGEMAGGGGPKIEEEEEIKRVDHEDDDYIEEMIEELLNYDGTSIELCSV